GTGTCGCCACTTTGATCCCGCTTTTGCGGAAGGTCGCGAGGCTCAGGTAGCGATGGCGATCGAACGCGGCGAGGTCGGTCAACGCGGCCGTGCCTAGCTGGCGGGGACTGGAGCGCCCCTCGGGGCGGAGCGCTGGCTCGGGCGGGCGCTGAGCGGGACCTCCTTGATGAGGAGGGAAAGGCCGGACGCGACGAAGGCGAGCACCGCCGCCGACAGGAAGGCCCAGGAGTAGGAGCCGGTCGCGTCGAAGATGGCGCCGCCGGCCCAGGCGCCGATGGCCGAGCCGACCTGGTGGGAGAAGAAGATCCAGCCGGAGAGCGTCCCCACCGAGAACCGGCCGAAGATGTTCGCGGTCATCGTCGTCGTGGGAGGCACCGTCGAGATGTAGTTGAGCCCGAAGATCGCCGCGAAGATGTGGAGCGACGGCACGTTCCAGACGTAGAGCAGGAAGATGAGCGACAACCCGCGCACGCAGTAGTAGAAGGCGAGCGGCCCCTTCCTCCCGAAGCGGTCACAGATCCAGCCGGAGAGCACCGTGCCCACGATGTTCATGGCGCCCATGAGGCCGAGCGCCTGGGCGGCGTGCATTTCCGAGAAGCCGTGCTCCGCCGCGTGCGGCACGAGATGGGTCAGCACGAGACCATTCGTCGTGTAGCCGCAGACGAAGAAGGTGGAGGCGAGGAGTTAGAACGCCGGCACCTGCATGGCTTCGGAGACCGGCACGCGCCGTTCGTCCGTCACCCCGCCGAACGCCGCGCCGCTCGCCGTGCC
The nucleotide sequence above comes from Candidatus Methylomirabilota bacterium. Encoded proteins:
- a CDS encoding MFS transporter, encoding MLTHLVPHAAEHGFSEMHAAQALGLMGAMNIVGTVLSGWICDRFGRKGPLAFYYCVRGLSLIFLLYVWNVPSLHIFAAIFGLNYISTVPPTTTMTANIFGRFSVGTLSGWIFFSHQVGSAIGAWAGGAIFDATGSYSWAFLSAAVLAFVASGLSLLIKEVPLSARPSQRSAPRGAPVPAS